The Syntrophorhabdales bacterium genome has a segment encoding these proteins:
- a CDS encoding alcohol dehydrogenase catalytic domain-containing protein, with protein sequence MRVGMYYNNSKVDVEEMAIPSVGARDILIKVMASGICGSDVLEWYRIKKAPLVLGHELTGEIVEVGEEITHLNKGDRVFTTHHVPCDQCHFCLTGHQTACQVFQTKTNFYPGGFSEYLRVSGRSIDTGTFVLPEEVSYEEGSFIEPLGTVVRGLRAVGLNPGDTLLVLGCGIAGLLMIKLARALGAGKIIATDINEYRLQAAKRFGAERTLLAHEDVPACLRESNGGRLADKVIVCAGVLSAAQQALESVDRGGTILFFAVPNPGEALGIDFNPFWRNDVSLKTCYGAAPLDNRQAMELIRAGNVTVSDLITHRFTLQEISKGFRAASAGEDCLKVIIKPHE encoded by the coding sequence ATGCGCGTGGGGATGTATTACAACAACAGTAAAGTTGACGTCGAGGAAATGGCAATACCCTCGGTTGGTGCGAGAGATATTCTCATCAAGGTGATGGCGAGCGGCATATGCGGCAGCGACGTGCTCGAATGGTATCGCATCAAGAAGGCGCCCCTGGTGCTGGGGCATGAACTCACCGGAGAAATAGTCGAGGTTGGCGAGGAGATAACGCATCTGAACAAAGGAGACAGGGTCTTCACCACCCATCACGTCCCCTGCGATCAATGCCACTTTTGTCTGACAGGCCACCAAACCGCGTGCCAGGTTTTCCAGACAAAAACCAATTTTTACCCAGGGGGATTCTCTGAATACCTGAGGGTTTCCGGACGCAGCATAGATACCGGCACCTTTGTGCTCCCCGAAGAGGTCTCCTACGAAGAGGGGTCCTTCATCGAGCCCCTGGGTACTGTCGTCAGAGGCTTAAGAGCGGTCGGCCTGAATCCCGGCGACACCTTATTAGTGCTCGGGTGCGGCATAGCGGGGCTGCTCATGATCAAACTCGCCCGCGCCCTTGGAGCTGGAAAAATTATTGCAACAGATATCAACGAGTACAGGTTACAGGCGGCAAAGAGATTCGGGGCAGAAAGGACACTGCTCGCACATGAGGATGTCCCGGCCTGCCTGAGAGAGTCCAACGGAGGTCGCCTGGCCGATAAGGTGATCGTTTGCGCCGGGGTCTTGTCGGCTGCCCAACAGGCGTTGGAGTCGGTTGATCGCGGCGGCACCATTTTGTTTTTTGCGGTGCCCAATCCCGGCGAGGCGCTTGGCATAGATTTCAACCCCTTCTGGAGAAATGACGTAAGCCTCAAGACATGCTACGGAGCTGCCCCCCTTGATAACAGGCAGGCCATGGAACTCATCCGGGCCGGAAACGTCACCGTCAGCGACCTGATCACGCACAGGTTCACTCTGCAAGAGATTTCAAAAGGATTCAGGGCTGCGAGCGCGGGCGAGGACTGTTTGAAGGTCATCATAAAGCCGCACGAATAA